One Verrucomicrobiia bacterium genomic window, GCAGGCAATGCTGGTGTAGTTTAGCCGCCATCACCACCCCAGTTGTATGCCGTGCGTGAAGGAAACAACAATGCAAATCACCTCAAATATCCAGAACACTGCAGAAGGAATCGCGCCCACCTTTTCGCAAGGAGACAAACCGCGGGGTTTTACCCTGATTGAATTGTTGGTGGTCATAGGCATCCTCGCCTTTCTGGCGGCTATGCCGTTGCCGGCCCTTACGCGGGTCATGTCCAAGGACAAGCAAGTTCAATGCATGAACAATTGCAAGCAGATGGCCTCGGCCTGGCATCAATACGCGACGGATTACGGATGGTACCCACCCAACCCGGATGACCCGGGCAATTCCATCAAGTACTATCATTGGTGTCCCAATGCCGAAGGAGCCAGTACCCCCGACGTTTTCAATCCCGACCTCTATTACGATCCAAGCTATTGCCTGGTCGATCTATACATCGCCAACAACATAAAATTATTTCATTGTCCAGCCGACCTGCGGACGGGGCTCTACTCAGGCACTCAGCAACCGAGTCTTAAGGGGCAAACCATCTCAGCCGTGCGAACCATTTCCGCGAGCGGCGCTGTCGGCAGCACTGATGATACCTTCTGGTCCAGCGGCGGCGGCCACGGTGGCCTCATCCGCCATGCGGTCAATGGCCCATGGTTGGATGGACTTCACGACGCCCTGAATGGCCGAGGTGCTTACGCCACTTTCGGCAAACCTTCAGCCTTCAGCGTTATTGCGCCATCAATGGTGTTTATGATCGGCGATGAAAATCCCCAGAGCATTAACGATGGCGCGCTGAGCACCGTTGCCGCCCTGAATACTCTTGAGTTTATCGATTGGCCTGCTTCACTCCACGCTGGCGGGGGCACCTTTTCATTCTGTGATGGCCATGCCGAGATGCACAAATGGGGTGGCAAGATATTGCAGGGTCCTTTCACCGCCACCGTCCACGCCACGATCCCGGCCGACCGGGCCGACTTCATCTGGCTCGCACAGCATTCCTCAACACATAAATAGACTCCTATGAACGCCTGCTTTTCAATCCGCCGCCTGTGCCGCGTGCTCCTGGGTATCGGCTGTCTCTCAGGCCGCGTCCAAGCAGGCGACTTTCAACTTATTTCCACCGTTGCTCCCGCACAGGGGCCGGTCTCAGGGGGTGGTGGAGATTCCTGGGCGCCCATCATCAGCCCCGATAGCCGGTTCATTTTATTTGCAAGCACGGCGAACAACCTCTTGCTCGCGAGCAACAATGCCACCATCCCTCCCTCATTCCCATCGGTATTGAACCTCTACCTGCGCGACCTGCAAAGCGCTACAATCGCCCTCGTGAGCGTGAATCTGAGCGGTGTGGCCGGTGGCAACGGCGATTCGCTTCCAGCAGACCTCTCGACCAATGGCCGCTACGCCCTCTTCGTCAGCAGCGCGAGTGACCTGGTTTCGGGCGATACCAATAGTGCCACAGATGTTTTTGTGCGCGATCTCGTCAGCGGCACAACCACCCTCGTGAGCGTCAACACCAACGGTGTGGCCGGCAACGGGGCCTCGCGCAGCCCTGCCATGACTCCGGATGGACGCTACGTCGCATTCGTCAGTGATGCGACTGATTTAGTTCCAGGCGACACAAACAAGATTGCGGACGTTTTCGTGCGGGACTTGCAGGCTGGAATGACCATGCTTGCCAGCGTCGGGGCGGTGTCCACAAACCGCTCATCGCCTACAGGCAATGGCAGTTCCGAATCGCCCGCTCTCAGCGCTGATGGCCGGTACGTGGCGTTTTTCAGCACCGCGACGAACCTGGTGCAGGGGGTTCCCCCCGGCGGCGATGTGTATGTTCGCGACTTGGCTGCTGGCGCTACCACCTGGGCCAGCAGCTATGCCCGAACCGTGCTCAACACAAACAAGGTGGTTTCTTTCAACCTTGCCTTGAGCGCTGATGGCCAGTTCGTCGCTTATGAAGCCAGCAAGACCTCCGGTGTGGGGACCATTCTGCGCTATAGCCTCGCCTCCGGCCTCACCGACATCGTGCATACCAATGGCGCCGTTCCGATTACCGCATACCAGGACATTCAGACGCTGGATATGAGCCCGGACGGGCGGTTCATTGCGTTTGTCGCCAATACCAACGACACGAGCACGAGCTGTATCCTCTTGTGGGATGCCAACAGCGGTATGGTCTCGCTTATCAGCGGTGACACTAATAACCAGGTGCCCGCCGGCGCCACCTGCGATCAGCCCAGCCTGACGCCCGATGGCCGCTTTGTTGCCTTCGTCAGCACCTCCTCGAATCTGACCAGCAACCCGCTTATCGGCGATTATCACCTTTACGTGCGCGATACGCAGGCTGGCGCCACAACCATGTTGGACGCCGATACCAACGGCGTGGGTTCGCTCATCAGCCCCGCCGTCACACTCCGCATTACACCCGATGCCCATTTCGCCGCTTTCGATTGCGACGATGCCTATCTGGTCCCCAATGATCGCAACCGCGGTTCGGATGTGTTCCTGCGCGACATTACCAGCGGCGCTGTCCAAATGATTTCGACGCATGACCCGGCATTGCCCTCAGCCACCGCGAATGGGTCCAGCACTATTGCATCCACGTCGATGACGACAGATGGCCATTTCATCGCCTTTGCAAGCGATGCCGATAACCTCACGTCCAACGACACCAATGAGTGCAGCGAGGTGTTTGTGCGCGACTTGGCCTCCGGCGCAACGGTTCTGGTCAGTGTCAATACCAATGGCTGGAGTGGGGATGCGGTCTCCTTTGACCCGGCCATCAGCCCCGATGGGCGGTTTGTCGCCTTCACCAGCAGCGCCGACGACCTGATCAGTGGCGCTACAAACAAGGTTCAGCAAGTCTTCCTTCGCGACTTGCAGAACGGGACCACAACCCTGGTAAGCATTAGCAGCGCGGGCAATGCCCCGGGCAACAAGGATTCCTACTCGCCCTTCGTGAGCACTGGTGGCCGCTATGTGTTATTCCGCAGTCAGGCCTTAAACCTGGCTGCCGTCTCCGGCTCGATTGCTTACCCGGCGGAGAACCTTTTTCTGCGCGACATGCAAGCGGGCGTAACGCACGCGCTGACAACCCAAGGCCAATCAGGCTTTGTTGCCATGTCGGCGGATGGTCATTACGTTGCCCTGGGGGCGCCGGCGACTGGAAGCGCCTGCTACCTTTACCTTTGGAACTCTCAAAGCGAGGCCTTCATTTATACCAATAGCTTCGCCGGGACTTTAGCCACCAGCATTTATGGCGCAGCCATTACACCCGACGGGAGCCGCGCGGCCTTTGCTGGGACTCCTGGGCTGTACCTGATGGATACAACCACAGGAAGCGGCTCTCTGCTGGCTCCAGCCAGCACCAACTACGAAGACCTGCGCTTCAGCGCTAATGGCCTCTGGCTGGCCTGCGCACAGAGAGGGCGGGACTTCATCAACCAAATCTACCTGTACGATCTCCAAAACGGCGGCAGCACCCAGGTTACCCACAACTTGAATCCTTCGAGCGCCCCCAGCGCCGATTCCGACTCGCCTGCTATCAGTGCCGATGGCCGCTTTGTCGCTTATCGCAGCAGGGCAACGAACCTGGTGGCCGGCGTTGCCACTGGATTGCCGGAGGTCTTCCTGTATGATCGGCAGACTGGGCTAAACTCCCTCCTCAGCGCCAGCCTGCTCAACGGCCTCAACCCGAATAACCGCTCGCTTCCACCCGTGTTCAGCGGCGACGGCGATACCCTCGCCTTCGCAAGCTGGGCTTCGGACCTTGTCTCTGGTGATTTCAACCAGAACAGTGATGTCTTCACCTACACCTTCCTCAATCTGACACTTGCTCCTGCCGCCTCTCCCGGCCAGGGCCCTTGGCTCACGTGGCCTTGGGTCTCCGGAAATAGCTATCAAGTCGAATTCAAAGACGATTTGAACGCGGCGGCCTGGCAAGCTCTTGGCGGAACTTACACCAACCTGGGCACCAAGGCCTGGCTGCAGGACCCTGCGCCCCCACCCAGCCAGCGCTTTTATCGTGTCGGGACCTACTGAAGGCGATCGTCAAGGCTCGAGAAATGGATTGGATTAAAATGCCGAAACCTAGCTCGAAGTCGCGCGGGTTTACGCTCCTCGAATTACTCGTGTTGCTCGTGATGGTTGCGATTTCGGCGTTCATCGCTGCCCCCGGCTTCACCCGTGTCAAATCCAACGGCAAAGCCGTCCAATGCCTCGACAATCACCGGCACCTCGCGCTCGCGTGGCAAATGTACGCGCATGACGATCTCGACCAAGTCATCAACAATTTCTCCGTTTCGGGAACCATGCAGACTATTTCCAGCGGCCAGTTTCTGAACTGGGCCAATAACATCATGGATTGGAGTACCAACGACCAATGGGGAAACTTCAATCCCACTAATCTCCAGACCGGATTGTTTGCTCCTTACACCGCGGGCAAGGTGGGCCTTTACAAATGTCCGGCGGATAATTACCTCTCAGCGGCTCAACTTGCGGCCGGGCACATTGCTCGCACCCGCAGTGTTTCAATGAATGGGTTCTTCGGACCATACGATACCTTGGGGCCTTCTACTTGGGAGACGGGCAGAAACACCTTCTTTTCTTCCTACAGGCAATGGCTAAAAGTCAGCCGGGTTGCTCAACCCGGCAATACCTTTGTTTTTCTCGATGAGCATCCTGATTCGATGAACGACGGCTATTTTCTAAACAATCCCGTCTCGGCTGCTTATTGGGGTGATATTCCGGCTTCCTTGCATAACGGCGGGGCAGTGGTTACCTTCGCTGATGGCCACTCCGAATTGCACATCTGGCTGAGCAGCAGGACCAAAATCCCCGTCCAGTTCTCCTATTTCTCTCCTGCGTTTGATTCAGCAGGCCGCGTCGATTACCAGTGGCTCATCACCCGCAGCGCGGCCCAGTACCAATAACAACCTTTTTGAGCTCAATGATTATTGTTTCCGCCAAGGCCATTGTTTTCGCGCTCACCTTAGTTGCGTTATCCGCAGGCACTGCAAACAGCCGAGCGGCCAACCCGGCTCGAGACGATGACCTTGTACCGAGCCAACCCCTTCCCATGGCT contains:
- a CDS encoding DUF1559 domain-containing protein; protein product: MQITSNIQNTAEGIAPTFSQGDKPRGFTLIELLVVIGILAFLAAMPLPALTRVMSKDKQVQCMNNCKQMASAWHQYATDYGWYPPNPDDPGNSIKYYHWCPNAEGASTPDVFNPDLYYDPSYCLVDLYIANNIKLFHCPADLRTGLYSGTQQPSLKGQTISAVRTISASGAVGSTDDTFWSSGGGHGGLIRHAVNGPWLDGLHDALNGRGAYATFGKPSAFSVIAPSMVFMIGDENPQSINDGALSTVAALNTLEFIDWPASLHAGGGTFSFCDGHAEMHKWGGKILQGPFTATVHATIPADRADFIWLAQHSSTHK